One window of bacterium genomic DNA carries:
- a CDS encoding DUF5674 family protein, with translation MKIITDTLMFNELKQMAEDTFGDLVKAVVDVDREIIAVDAELHSDLEALLLEDESKQKDLWGINFYPDIKGDEFVEFDSIINVRPSQGNRSREVEDKEICKKIIEIVAKRIKR, from the coding sequence ATGAAAATAATAACAGACACACTAATGTTTAATGAACTTAAACAAATGGCTGAGGATACATTTGGTGATTTGGTAAAGGCAGTCGTTGATGTAGATAGAGAAATTATCGCCGTTGATGCCGAGCTTCATTCTGATTTAGAAGCACTTCTTCTTGAGGATGAATCAAAACAGAAGGACCTTTGGGGTATTAATTTTTATCCCGATATTAAAGGAGATGAATTTGTTGAATTTGACTCAATAATCAATGTGCGGCCTTCCCAAGGCAACAGGAGTCGTGAGGTGGAAGATAAAGAGATATGTAAGAAAATTATTGAAATTGTTGCCAAGAGGATTAAACGATGA
- a CDS encoding polysaccharide deacetylase family protein: MKVPILLYHEIISDEAALAKVDVRKRPYCLSRAQFQEQMTYLQENNFKTIRLHELVEALEREEVPEGKSVVITFDDGCVSDFKEAYPVLKRLGQRAVFFVTAGAVGDKGMLNWDQIKEMLDGGMEIGSHTLTHPFMAALDEEELKYELAESKRVMEEHLEREIDLFSSPTGYHHPAVGKIAKMVGYQAVCINQIGGVDLGTDPFALKRLTLKRHHRLAAFKAFVELKSGMICYHRAGQILRNMAKRTLGVKGYEPLRKALLRLKGVVRRDYISLNTYNL; the protein is encoded by the coding sequence ATTATTTCTGATGAGGCCGCCCTGGCCAAGGTTGATGTTAGAAAGAGGCCTTATTGTCTCAGCCGGGCGCAGTTTCAGGAACAGATGACTTATTTACAGGAGAACAATTTTAAGACCATCCGGTTGCATGAGTTGGTGGAGGCCTTAGAGCGAGAAGAGGTTCCTGAGGGGAAATCAGTGGTTATTACCTTTGACGATGGCTGCGTCAGTGATTTTAAAGAGGCTTACCCGGTGTTAAAAAGACTTGGCCAGCGGGCGGTCTTTTTTGTTACGGCCGGGGCGGTGGGAGATAAGGGGATGCTAAACTGGGATCAGATAAAAGAGATGCTGGATGGCGGGATGGAGATCGGGTCGCATACGCTTACCCATCCCTTTATGGCCGCCCTAGATGAGGAGGAATTGAAATACGAACTGGCCGAGTCAAAACGGGTCATGGAGGAGCATCTTGAGAGAGAGATCGATCTTTTTTCTTCACCTACGGGTTATCATCATCCGGCCGTAGGAAAGATTGCCAAGATGGTGGGATATCAGGCGGTTTGTATTAATCAAATAGGTGGAGTTGATTTAGGGACAGACCCTTTTGCCTTGAAAAGACTGACCTTAAAGAGGCATCACCGCCTGGCTGCCTTTAAGGCCTTTGTGGAACTAAAAAGCGGGATGATTTGCTATCACCGGGCCGGTCAAATCTTACGGAATATGGCCAAGCGTACTTTAGGAGTTAAGGGATATGAACCACTTCGGAAGGCATTGCTCAGGCTGAAAGGCGTCGTTCGTAGGGATTATATCTCCCTCAACACATACAACTTATGA